The DNA sequence GGCCACGGCCGCCATCGCCTACGGTGCCGCGACCCTGTTGCTGCTGCCGTGGCTGAGTTCCGTGTTCGCCCGGCGCGCGCTCCTCGTCACGTGCGCCGTGCTCAACCTCTGCGTCGGCTTCGGGCTGGTCCGGCGCGGCTACCACTGGCCACTGGACGTAGCGGCCAGTTGGTGCCTGTGCACGGTGCTCCTCTCGCTGCTCTGGCTGTTCCTCAGCCGTGCCGGGCGCCGGCCCGCGTAGCCGTCAGCCGAAGTAGCCGTCGAACGTCCGCTGGAACTCCCAGTTCGAGTAGCGGTCCCAGTTGATCGACCACGTCATCAGACCGCGCAGCGCGGGCCAGGTGCCGTGGGTGGCGTACGAGCCGCAATTGGTCCTCTTCGTCAGGCAGTCGAGGGTCTTGGTGACCTCGGCCGGAGGGACGTGGCCGTTGCCCGCGTTGGTGGAGGCGGGCATGCCGATCGCGACCTGGTCGGGACGCAGGGGCGGGAAGACGTTGCCGGCGTTGCCCGCGACCGGGAAGCCGGTCAGCAGCATGTCGGTCATGGCGATGTGGAAGTCGGCGCCGCCCATGGAGTGGTACTGGTTGTCCAGGCCCATGATCGGGCCCGAGTTGTAGTCCTGGACGTGCAACAGCGTCAGGTCGTCGCGCAGGGCGTGGACGACCGGGAGGTACGCCCCGGCCCTCGGGTCCTGGCCGCCCCACTGGCCGGTGCCGTAGTACTGGTAGCCGAGCTGGACGAAGAACGTCTCCGGGGCCATGGTCAGCACGAAGTCGTCGCCGTACCTGGCCTTCAGGGTCTTCACGGCCGAGATGAGGTTGACGATCACCGGCGTCCTCGGGTTCTTGAAGTCCGTGTCGTCGGCGTTCAGGGAGAGCGAGTGGCCCTCGAAGTCGATGTCCAGGCCGTCGAGTCCGTACTCGTCGATGATCCTCGACACCGACGTCACGAAGGTGTCCCGCGCGGCCGTCGTCGTCAGCTGCACCTGGCCGTTCTGGCCGCCGATCGATATCAGCACCTTCTTGCCGGCCGCCTGCTTGGCCTTGATCGCCGCCTTGAACTCGGCGTCGCTCTCGACGTTCGGGCACTCCGTGGCCGGGCAGCGGTCGAAGCGGATGTCGCCCGAGGTCACCGAGGTCGGTTCGCCGAAGGCCAGGTCGATGACGTCCCAGCTGTCGGGGACGTCGGCCAGGCGGGTGTAGCCGGAGCCGTTGGCGAAGCTCGCGTGGAGGTAGCCGACCAGGGCGTGGGCCGGGAGGTCCACGGGGCTGCCGGTGCCCGCGGTCGTCGTCGCGGTCACCGTGGCCGACTTCGCCGACTCGCCCGCGTCGTTCACCGCGGCGACCTGGAAGCCGTACGCCGTGGAGGGCGAGAGCCCGCCGATCGTGGCCGAAGTGCCGGTCACCGTCCGGACCTTGGCGCCGTCGCGGTAGACGGCGTAGCCCGTCGCACCCGGGACGGCCGACCAGGACAGGGCGACGCTGGACGAGGTGACCGCTCCGGTGTTCAGGCCGGTCGGGGCGGCGGGCGGCCGGGCGGCGTCCACTCCGGGTCCGACGAGGGAGATGTCGTCGGCGTTGTAGGCCCCGGTGCCGTACCAGCCGTGGGTATAGAGGGTGACGC is a window from the Streptomyces sp. NBC_00299 genome containing:
- a CDS encoding chitinase; the protein is MDRFRPLALLTAAALTLPGVTALSSAARAADADLARNGGFEAGLDGWTCTAGTAVNTPVRSGSSALQATPAGSDNARCAQTVTVKPDSQYTLSGYVRGSYVYLGASGTGTTDVSAWTQSAPGWQQLTTTFRTGPATTRVTLYTHGWYGTGAYNADDISLVGPGVDAARPPAAPTGLNTGAVTSSSVALSWSAVPGATGYAVYRDGAKVRTVTGTSATIGGLSPSTAYGFQVAAVNDAGESAKSATVTATTTAGTGSPVDLPAHALVGYLHASFANGSGYTRLADVPDSWDVIDLAFGEPTSVTSGDIRFDRCPATECPNVESDAEFKAAIKAKQAAGKKVLISIGGQNGQVQLTTTAARDTFVTSVSRIIDEYGLDGLDIDFEGHSLSLNADDTDFKNPRTPVIVNLISAVKTLKARYGDDFVLTMAPETFFVQLGYQYYGTGQWGGQDPRAGAYLPVVHALRDDLTLLHVQDYNSGPIMGLDNQYHSMGGADFHIAMTDMLLTGFPVAGNAGNVFPPLRPDQVAIGMPASTNAGNGHVPPAEVTKTLDCLTKRTNCGSYATHGTWPALRGLMTWSINWDRYSNWEFQRTFDGYFG